The Chthonomonas sp. genome includes a window with the following:
- a CDS encoding ABC transporter permease subunit: MIGYIYSSSLRLFTRPGRVMTWLVVVMLLAALSRWLQSELTATTPGETYAQLSNLFSYRVLALAGAIFSAAVTSQEVEQKTIVYLLTRPVARWKMLTGRILAAATITFVIGALSLILVSIVIPGVGPMSSLVLRDLVAFAVGALAYVVLFVFVSLIINKSMIFCLLFAFAWELAVPSMPGSIYFLSITTYLNGIAGHGDGGVIPALFGGSNVLGASQQIAVWVGWTVMIGLISAVGGLSLWWFSRFEFVPREDTE; encoded by the coding sequence ATGATCGGATACATCTACAGTAGTTCCCTTCGATTGTTCACACGGCCTGGCCGGGTGATGACTTGGCTTGTCGTGGTGATGCTCCTTGCAGCTCTGAGCAGGTGGCTTCAGTCGGAGCTCACAGCAACCACCCCGGGCGAAACCTACGCTCAGCTGAGCAACCTGTTTTCGTACCGTGTCTTGGCGCTCGCGGGCGCCATCTTCTCGGCCGCTGTCACCAGCCAAGAAGTCGAGCAGAAGACCATCGTGTACTTGCTCACTCGCCCGGTCGCCCGGTGGAAGATGCTCACGGGAAGAATCCTTGCCGCCGCGACGATCACCTTCGTCATCGGCGCACTGTCTCTCATTCTCGTCAGCATCGTGATTCCCGGGGTCGGCCCGATGAGTTCGCTGGTACTACGAGACTTGGTGGCGTTTGCGGTCGGGGCATTGGCGTATGTAGTGCTGTTCGTGTTCGTTTCGCTGATCATCAACAAGTCGATGATCTTCTGCCTGCTCTTCGCCTTCGCGTGGGAGCTGGCGGTGCCGAGCATGCCCGGCTCGATCTACTTCCTCTCGATCACGACGTACCTGAACGGCATTGCTGGCCACGGTGATGGAGGCGTCATCCCCGCGCTCTTCGGCGGTTCGAATGTCCTCGGTGCGAGTCAGCAGATTGCGGTCTGGGTTGGCTGGACGGTCATGATTGGGCTCATCTCCGCGGTGGGCGGGCTGTCCCTGTGGTGGTTCAGCCGGTTCGAGTTCGTCCCGCGCGAAGATACCGAGTAG